The genomic region ACTCCTGAACGGTAGGTCGCAGCCATTGGCGCTGTGCGTATTCAACCAACGCCGGTGGCACGGAGTCACCATTGAGGATCAGCCGGTTGAGCATCAAGGCCAGATCCACATCAGCGATAGACCATTGCCCGAACAGGTACTCGGGGCTGTCAGCCAGCAACGCTTGTGCGGCGCCGAACAACTTGCGCTTCGCCGCCTCGGCCGCCGGCGACAGAGGCTCCGACTTGAGGCCATAAAACACCACCAGTGTGGACCGCTCCTGCCGAATGGGCAGCAGGTCACTGCGCAGCCATGCCTGGACTTGCCGTGCCTTCGCACGCAGCTTCAAGTCTTGCGGGTAAACCGGCGTCTGCGGGAAAACGTCTTCCA from Pseudomonas sp. GGS8 harbors:
- the yfcF gene encoding glutathione transferase translates to MNNARLRLYVDAQFTSPYAMSAFVVLREKGIEFEMSPLNLETAENQAADYASLSLTQRVPTLMHGDFALSESSAITEYLEDVFPQTPVYPQDLKLRAKARQVQAWLRSDLLPIRQERSTLVVFYGLKSEPLSPAAEAAKRKLFGAAQALLADSPEYLFGQWSIADVDLALMLNRLILNGDSVPPALVEYAQRQWLRPTVQEWVKLQRPAL